The Gadus macrocephalus chromosome 3, ASM3116895v1 DNA segment GTTGTAGCTACAGTTATAGTTATATCATAGTTATTTCATTTTACGAAGAGCTTGCATTGCATTATCTTTAAAGTTGTTGGAGTGTGGCCATTGTGTCACTGGCTTGTTATGTACTGTTTGTGTACCAGTGTTGGTAATAATGCCGTTTAAAAGAACGGCGTAAAGTAACGCCGTTATTTAAGCTGTAAcaagttacttttattatagagtaattcagttactaactcagttactttttggaacaagtagtgagtaactataactaattactttctTAAATTAGCGTTCCCAACACTGATGTGTACCGTATGTGACGTCCGTATTATCCTCCTTCTTAGAGCAATGACGGTGAGGAGCGTCTAGCCGTGGTACGCTTGCTCGCTAAATTGTTTGGGGCCAAAGACTCGGAGCTGGCCACACAGAACAGACCCCTCTGGCAATGCTTCCTAGGACGGTGagaccacgcacgcacgcgcacgcacgcacgcacgcacgcacacacacacgtataactTACTATGCTTACTTACAGGAATGTgttacattgtatgttttagATTTCctaacatatatttatttagtacttatattattatatatatctatatatattattatacttaTTTAGATTCAGTGTGTTTATGTTAGCGGCTGGTTATTATCGGATATGGATATGTTTTTGACATGCTTCTACGTATTCCTCTGCAGGTTCAATGACATCCATGTCCCTGTTCGTCTGGAGTGTGTCAAGTTTGCTAGCCACTGCCTCATGAACCACCCAGACCTGGCCAAAGACctcacaggtgtgtgtttgtgtgtgcatgactcTCTTCCATCCTGAGCTTGCTATAGGGCTATAGGGCATTGCAACGTCGCACTGCAATCACCATCTCCATTTTGGAAGTACAGGAGAATAACAatgattagtagtagtagtaattaaTTTCGGTAATTTAATTGTGAAATCATGTCGGGTGAAATTGTTGTGTTTAATGCTGCCACATTGTTTCTCAGGCGAGACTTGGTAAAACAAAGTTTTGATTAGCCTAGGATACGgtatattttcatttatttgggatttaacatctCTTGAGTACTCTCAAAACGGAGTAGTATTGGCAATAAAAAAATCCCACGATGCATTCTTCTCTCAACCCTTGGTGGTTCTGTGAGCTCCGGGGTCGATTAAACGGTGTCTCTTTGCCCCGTCCAATCAGAGTACCTGAAGGTGCGCTCACATGACCCGGAGGAAGCCATCCGCCACGACGTCATCGTCACCATCATCAACGCCGGGAAGAAGGACCTGAACCTGGTCAACGACCAGCTGCTGGGCTTCGTCCGGGAGAGGACCCTGGACAAGAGGGTGAGGCGCCGGCGTCGACTCACCCACATGAgtcactcacccccccccccccccccccccgtgttctCACACTGATCTATTCAGGGATCGGAGGAAGTGTTTCCGCTACTTGAGTGCAGCGTATTGACAGTCCACTCTTAAGTGCTTTCCGTTAGCCCTGGTTCCCAACGTGGGAGGCATAAGGATTATTTATCAACTCTTAATATGTTATCATATTATCCCTTTGAGCTTCGGGCTCTTTTGTAATGGGCCGCAATGAATCAATGACTGTAGACTGTGGGTCTTGGCTTTGTCTATAAATACCATGtgccttcttctctctctccctccctctcccatggTTCCCTGCCGTCCTCCCGCTTCTCCCGCTTGCCCGGCTGCAGTGGCGAGTCCGCAAGGAGGCCATGATGGGGCTGGCCCAGCTCTACAAGAAGTACTGCCTGCACCACGAGGCCGGCAAGGAGTCGGCCCAGAAGATCACCTGGATCAAGGACAAGCTGCTCCACATCTACTACCAGAACAGCATCGATGACAAGTAAGCGGGCCGCCGAGCACACCAGGCCGACCGGGACGGAGAGTCTCAGTATGCAGCACTAGTGGGGATGTTgcattagggctgggcgattaatcaaaaTCCGAACTCGATTTAGATTTTGGCGTCAGACGATAACAGAATTTACATAATCAAGTTTTTCTTTTATAGAAAGTGGAataacagctggatacatatctgtacattattttagatttgaacattttcttttggaccattttgtgtacttttttctgagtgattatgattttttccataatcgagcagcccaaTGTTGCAttacttattatttattcagCGGACGTTTTTTTCCGAAGCAACTGGATGCATAAGGGCATCGAACCATGAAGGGACCACTCATGGTTTGCAAGACTCCTTCAAGTACATGAAGTGAATCGAACAAGAAAAGAGCTTCATGGGCTGCATTTAACAAACGGAGAAACAGAAAAGATGGGAGTTTTCTTTTCATGGGCGGTGATGGAGGATGTGTAGGATGTGTTTCTGCTACCCCCCTTTTTAGTCAGGGAGTACCGGGCCGTTGCAGAGAGTAGTGGACGGGCTGGGGTGTATGGGTTTGCCCATGTCCTGGATGAATGGCAGGCTGCCGAGGAGCGATGAGGTGGGGGATGACTTGGGTACGCTGAAGACCAGCCGGCTACTGAGTTGTGGTTGAGCTACAGCGGTTGACTGGCACATGCGGGCAGACAGACAAATGCACAGCTTTCTTCAAGGCTCTTGTCGACTTGCTTTCAGCCTAGCTCAGCTCTCTTCGAGCTGGTCTGGCCAGCGCCGAACTGTAACGAGTGTTGATGGTTCTTGTTTTGCACCAAAGGAGGAAATACGCTCTGGCTTTGTTTTTTACTGCAGCCTTCATGCATTGTTCAAAATGTGCTTTCCTTGCCTTTTTCTCCACGGATCCGAATTGATTTTTAGAGAGAAAAGAATGTCTGGGTTTACTGAGTTGTGGGTGGATGACTCTGTTGCTCTTTGGATGCGCGTGATTTCAAATGACAGGTGACCCAGTGCTACACAGTGATACTACGTTTTCTGATGTATTATACGGTACAAGGACTCGAATATGGAAGGGTTATGGAGGGTTTTCTCAAAGCTGCGGAGGATGAATTGTTAATTGCCATATCTCCGTCTGAGAGCTCTTGGCTTTTCTGCTATCTGCATCTTCCTTAATGTATCTCACCATGCCATCTGTGCTCACTGATCCTCAGGTTACTAGTGGAGAAGATCTTCGCCCAGTATATGGTTCCCCACAGTCTGGACACGGAGGAGAAGATGAAGTGTCTTTACTATCTGTACGCCTGCCTGGACACAAACGCCGTCAAGTCAGtactccacacgcacacacacacacacacacacacacacacacacacacacacacacacacacacacacacacacacacacacacacacacacacacacacacacacacacacacacacacacacacacacacacacacacacacacacacacacacacacacaagaacgcagacacacacagacacaagaacgcagacacacacagaaactggATGAACTCCTTGAACACGTTGATCCATAGCTGCTGTAGAAGCTTCTGTGGGTCTGAGAGTTGTAAAGcaagagagtggaggagagccgAAGAGAGCACAATCGTGAAAATAAACAAGGCAAATAAAACTGCAACCTCCTACATGTCTCTCATTGGATGGCCTTGTAAGCCAAGGAGATGGATGGGAAAGATTGATGGGAAAGACAGGCAGTCAGCCAGAAAACATGCTCAGAGTATTTCACTCGCCAGCGGGCGATCGTTATGGGATTTCGAAAACATTACGCTCAAATGAAAAGCTCTTGAATCTTCTCTACAGCCCCTTTTTAATAGTATGAAACCAACATGATATTTAGGTCACCAGGTAGAATACAATACACTGTAGCAGATTTAGGtcatttcgattttttttatacaaatagTTCCCCCATTGATCAATCGATGGAAGAAGATAATGGGCTTGTCTGGTTGGCTACAGTTCTCTGGTTACATGTCCCTTCCTGCCACCTGATGGCGTCTCGGTCTCTCCTCAGAGCTCTGAATGAGATGTGGAAGTGTCAGAACATGCTCCGGGGACTGGTCCGGGAACTGCTGGACCTCCACAAGCTGCCACCGGTGagcgcacacgtgcacacacgcacgcatacacacgcgcacgcatacacacgcgcacgcatgtACACATGCCTGTACATATAGTTGTGTCTCcatctgtctatttttaaatGGATGTATTCCCCTCCCACCGAAAGATGAATGCTTATTTTAACTGTGCCAAATGCTGGGTTCAAAGTGTAAACTTTTTTATCTTTCTCCCATTTAGTGTGAGGCCAATAATACAGGCATGTTTGGAAAGCTGATGACCATTTCCAGTAAGTCTACACGATATACACACAGAAGCGTGCacacagtagacacacacacacacacacacgtacacacacacacgtacacacacacacacacacgtacacacacacacacacgtacacacacacgtacacacacgcgtacacacacacacacgtacacacactcgtacacacacacacacgtacacacacacacacgtacacacacgtaaacacacacacgtacacacacgtaaacacacacacgtaaacacacacacacacacacacacgtacacacacacgtaagcacacacgcacacactcacacacacagtggccacacgtgtctgtgtgttcctgtcATGAAGCCATGGTTCTGCCCGCCCCGGCTCACTGGCCCGCTGTGTGTTCCAGAGAACCTTCCGGACGCCGGCAAGGCCCAGGACTTCATGAAGAGGTTCAACCAGGTGCTGGGGGAGGACGAGAAGCTGCGCATCCAGCTGGACACTCTCATCAGCCCCACTTGCTCCTGCAAGCAGGCCGAGATCTGTGTggtgagacacgcacacacacacacgcacgctgtcACAACTGGCTCTGGAGCCAGACCCAATAGGGAGTTCACATAGAAACAGCTTTTCAAAAGAGATTGTCAACCTTGTCAACTTCCTTAGGAGTAACCAGAACACAACCATTAACGTTAATGAATGAACGCGGGGTGTCAGTAGGGGGCAATGTGTCGGTGTGTTGAGCGTCCAGCAGCTCTGGCTGGGGGAATACTAAAACAGAAGAAAAACGAGTAGCACGAGCCTACAGAGGAGTGTATCAGAGCGAGAGAAGTTAAATAGACTGCACAGAAGCAAAGGTGCACTGTATCACCAGAGGATCCCGCCTCTCTCTAACCATTGGACGGCCCGTGAGGTCAGATACGCGacgggcagagagggagagatcgtCACAACACACGCTATCATTTTTGAAAAATGGATTCGGTTTAGGGATATCCGTCCCGTCGCCGTGTCACTGTAGTCCTTGCGTGAGCGGCCATGCAAACACTCCTAATCCCTCAAAGTCCCAGCAAGGCTCGGTTCAAATGGGTGCTCCTCGATAGAAACAGAGAGGCGCCCGTGGGTCCATATTTTACAGATACCAAATATTTACAGGTACCAGATACTAATCCTTATAAAGACCATATATGCCTTTAATGTTTATAAAGGTAGGCGCTAGGGGTGTGCACGTGTACACGTGTAATCGGTTAGTAAATGATAACCGTTGAGGAAAAATCAGTGaacggaaaaataaataaaaataataatcactgTGCTATTGTTTCAATGGCAATCGCGACGgtccatactttcaacataaagtttacacatttataattcgaaattcgtcccagttCGAAATTCGaccctttataccacagatactctagggtctataccatataaccgcgttttctgattacagttgaatgtaacggtaagctgacaacatcctaattaaccacacagagataaccatggcaaccggtcaaacaaattctttttgcgatcattctgctcgcgcatccaccgtgttgataaacaaataaacccCCTATTGAACGAAGCTAAACCGAGTGAGCGACTGCGGTCcaccgtaaaaaaaaaaaaaatcattaattaatttaaataaaacgTAACCGTGTAACGTTGACAATTTTTTGTAACCGTTCACACCACTAGTAGGTGCTATTATGCCATGGTATTTCTTTTTAAATGCTGCCTTTAGGGGTTGAGGTGGTTGTTCGTTGGTAGttaatatagtgtgtgtgtccgtgtgttttcAGAGGGAGATCACCCGGAAGCTGACGTTCCCCAAGCAGCCCACCAACCCCTTCCTCGAGATGGTCAAGTTCCTGTTGGAGCGCATTGCCCCTGTCCACATCGACTCTGAAGCCATCAGGTCAGTGGGACGCCACTGGTTTATCAGACGCATACCTCCTGGTTTAGCAAACGCTTTCCATCGTGAAGAGGATCCTCGTTTCAGATCGGCTCCGCTCTCTACATTCATTAATCATCCAAATTAATTCGTTTTTTTACAAATGCTCCGTTTGTTCGGAAGGGATGTGAACACAATGCATCACCAGTCCCTCCAGATTGGATTCTCAGGGGGACCGCCACACAATGCCCCactgtgagcacacacacgcccgtcTGACTCCACACGAGACCCAGCGTTATGCACTCCCCTTGTGTTCGCCATGATattgtgtaacacacacacgcgtgcccaGACCCAAAAGATAATGCATTGGAACAGGGTCCTTCCTATGCACTGAGACACCTCCTGGTGGAGCGGTGTAACTGCAGCCCTGCAACCAGTGCTGGTGTTAACCCTTTACATGCAATGGAAAAACATGGCAGGGGAAGGGCCAAAAGCCTTTTTTTATTGGCTTGTTTTTGTCACGTTTGCCGCCACATTTTTGCAACATTATATCACCCgttttaagttattttaggTTATTGAGCTGGGAGATGGATGCATCGTTTctaagtgtgtgttttatttcagCGCCCTGGTAAAATTGCTTAATAAGTCTATCGAGGGCACGGCCGACGACGACGAGGAGGGAGTGACGCCAGATACCGCCATCCGATCCGGGCTGGAGCTGCTCAAGGTAACCCCCGGGGGCCTGGACACGCTCACTGTTTGGTGATCTCATGTTTTGATGACTTCCTGAAGGGAGATGAGCAACGTTGTGCTTTTGAAACGACTCCACAGATCTGAGTTTAGAGACGTTATGTTGTTGATTAGTTCATAGCTCTCAGTTCCCTAAAGGGAATTTAGTGACGTAGTGTTTTGATGACCTCAAGGTTCCCCGTTGTCAGGGAGAGCTTAGAGACGTAGTGTTCTGATGACTTCAAGGTTCACCGTTGTCGGGGAGAGCTTAGGGACGTAGTGTTCTGATGACTTCAATGCTCACCGTTTTCCTGAAGGGAGTTATTCAACATTATGTTTGGAGTTTTTCCTTCACCTTCCAAGGATTTTAGACCTTGGGcgattttttcataaaaaatccgatttccgatttaaatcgatttacacaaaaaagcattatggcaggccctgccattgtaaacagtgtaacctgtaacataacataaaatgtaaaatatataaaatataaaataaaatatttctgtaaacataaaatatttctaatgataagaggacttctgataaagtgccaacataacattcaaactttcaacactggtcataaatatacagtgttttgcaaacggtaataattaccttaagaaagggaatagtaacgggagaagaatgaggaaaaacacacacgcacgcagctctttccttcactcgtctgtattgaatgaggaagaggagtgcgatccccctactggagccccgaggcattaccaacagatcgacgaattattaaaccacacagatatatttcaaatgaattatgtttacctcaaaatagattatacataCATGAATAAATTGTGGTAGGCTATACAACTTGTCAaactcgctgccatgtttgtgtatcactttggtaaatgcgcgctctgtgcggggggagggctgagcccattccaaactacgggagctgagagggaagcgtttgcggatgttgaagagaaaaccgattttcatttgaacaagtcgacgtgagctacacactcgaattaatcgataaaatcggtttatcgcccagccctagtctcAAGCCCGGAAAACAATAGTAATGTCACAAGGTTTGGTTGGGGGGGGTGATGGCTAATGAATCACCTTCACAAGCAGTCCCATCACAAACCGGTTCAATAGCGGCtgcggttgggggggggggggcgacctaGCCTGCTGCCTCTTCAGCCCCCCGTGGGTTAACCCCCGGCTGTCCTGTGCAGGTGCTGTCGTTCACCCACCCCACGGCGTTCCACTCGGCGGAGACGTACGAGTCCCTGCTGCAGTGCCTGAAGATGGAGGACGACAAGGTAGCAGAGGCGGCCATCCAGATCTTCAGGAACACGGGCCAGAAGATCGAGACGGAGCTGCAGCAGATACGATCGTAAGGGAAACGGGTGTGGGCtgtgttattatttttgtttgtttctgtgggTGAATGtgcgtgttcctgtgtgtgtgtgtgtgtgttcctgtttgtgtgtttttctctgggtgttggtgtgtttttgtggttgTGAGTGTTtcggtgtggatgtgtgtgggtttctgtgtgtgtgtgtgtgtttgtgtttttctctaggggtgtgtgtgtgtgtgtgtgtgtgtgtgtgtgtgtgtgtgtcctgagggTTTGGGGGTTCGGCGGGCTCTGTCCCTAATGCCTATGTGCCCCCCAGGACTCTGATCCCCGTCCTGCACCAGAAGGCCAAGCGGGGCACGCCCCACCAGGCCAAGCAGGCCGTCCACTGCATCCACGCCATCTTCAACAACAAGGAGGTGCAGCTGGCACAGATCTTTGAGGTACGACGGCGCACAACGCTTTACATCTGTCCAGGTGGTCGTGGTTGACAATTTGTGCAATCAATCACTCAAAATGAAACATCacccaatacaatacaaatccACCTCTCTGTTGAAGCCCCAgctttgtttctttgttgtaAGAATGACGTTTATGTCTGcaagaccgttaccggtgtcaTTTCCGACGCCGTGCTAACAGAAGTCTTGTTGTCCGTTTGGCCTCCTCCTGTAGAAGTGacactgctccctctctctccctcccccctccccagcctctGTCGCGTAGTCTCAACGCAGATGTCCCAGAGCAGCTCATCACCCCGCTGGTCTCCCTGGGCCACATCTCCATGCTGGCCCCAGATCAGTTCGCCTCCCCCATGAAGTCCATCGTGGCCAACTTCATCGTCAAAGACCTGCTCATGAACGACAGGGTAGGCGGCGCACACCCCCCATCCGGACACGAGagcactagggctgtaacgatacacaaattcacgattcggtttgtatcacgatttttgacccacggttcgatacatcccacgattcttttaaatttaaaaagcattttatttaaacaacacttaaataccaattatcttaatgtaacatttaataacaaataatttggaacactgaacagatttgaaccgaaataatactattaaagtatagctaaattaataaagaaataaccaaagattgcagttggaggaagctttttgctggtaggcataatagggcccctttaactgtttggttggtttattcaaatatccttattagcgcttcttattaggctatgtagcttaaataatgacataatcaggccctatagaatgcaacatgtttaatagcctaactttcaatagatgaggaaaaacatgaacgtcgcaataacgaggcatagtgttacgagtagcatgtgtgtgcgggagaatggcagtgtgcgtatgcgtgtgtgagtgacgtcagcgagtgagtggacgagcgaggagagcgagcggtagcgcgtgtgtctagtgaagaagcgaacgagtccggtagaataaagtacccatcctgtcaataatcggtggccgcttcattccgacctataagcagacaaactgccggtcaaatcacacaaaacaatagagacaggatcacacaggcaatttttttcgcgcttggcccactctggataaatgtcgttcatatcgcatatgaggacttcaacggctgtggagaaatgcaatcctccgtagccacggagagctgttatcacagagagggcatctcgtcacatatttacggcatcgataggagggggcgctgtcagcagactattatttagacaaattattagcaaatttcaatcggacaatttgaccgaagagttagaaagggcatatcgcgcttctgccttctcacaccgcgagacaggatcGTGGCTtagagtatcgcgattttcggtttgatacgcgtatcgttacagccctagagagcacacacacacctatgctATAGAGCAAGCCGGCCAACGAACACATTGAAAAACTAACGTGTCCTCACCGGTACGCTCACAAATGTGTACGGCCTCCTTTCATGTGACACCGTGgagaagtgagtgtgtgtgtgtgtttttaaaatgtgaCGCTTTTGAACGTGGCGAAGGCGGTAACGGTGAACCTCTGCCTCCAGTCAACGGGGAACAAGAACGGGAAGCTGTGGAGCCTGGACGACGAGGTGTCGCCCGAGGTCCTGGCCAAGGTGAGACGCTGCCTCTGGAGCGCAGTATAGAGGAGCACCTATCAGAGAACCTGTTGTCAAAACCCCGTCGGGGTACTGCAACCGTCACACCTGACCTGTCGCCGTcgcccgtctccccccccccccaccaccccaggTCCAGGCCATTAAGCTTCTGGTACGCTGGTTACTGGGAATGAAGAACAACCAGTCCAAGTCGGCCAACTCCACGCTGCGCCTGCTGTCGGCCATGCTGGTCAGCGAGGGCGACCTGACGGAGCAGAAGAAGATCAGGTGACTAGAGCTCCAGGACAAAGACGTCCGACATCGACGACGGACCGGCATGTTCAACCGACAAAACCCCTCTCTTTATGAGTGGACGAGCTCAGGCCAGTCCTGGTATTCTTCCATTTGGTaacgtgtctctcccctccTAGTAAATCGGATATGTCTCGCCTGAGGCTGGCTGCAGGGGGCGCCATCATGAAGCTGGCCCAGGAGCCCTGCTACCACGACATCATCACGCCGGAGCAGTTCCAGCTTTGCGGGCTCGTCATCAACGTGAGTCCACcctcttgtgtgttttttgtgacgtgtgtgtggggggggaaacGAATAAACCGCCGGAAAAAACCCAAATGCTGACGCGCTCGCGCGCTTCCCCCCGTGCTGCAGGACGAGTGCTACCAGGTGCGGCAGATCTTCGCCCAGAAGCTGCACCTGGCGCTGGCCAAGCTGATGCTGCCGCTGGAGTACCTGGCCGTGTTCGCACTGTGCGCCAAAGACCCCGTAAAGGAGCGGCGAGCACACGCACGCCAGTGTCTCCTCAAGAACATCACCGTCCGCCGAGAGTACATCAAACAGAACCCCCTCGCCCAAGGTGCGTTCAGAACGAGTCCTGTAAACCACGTGATGAGCACTGAGTTCTAGGTCTgttcagtatgtttacatgatAGTACTGTAAACCACGTGATGAGTACTGAGCTCTAGGTCTGTTCAGTATGTTTTTTAGCACTGAAGGTGGAAATACTTCAGTGTATACTCAAAGAAGTATCTTTGAGTAAAAGTtcattcattgttttattttaactgCAGCAGCTAAATCATTCGGTGTTCAATCCAAAACAACGCAGTGTTTTGGTTACATCTGACCCCGGCCCTTTTTTTGTCCCGTCCAgagaaactggtgtccctcctCCCGGAGTACGTAGTGCCGTTCATGATCCACCTACTGGCGCACGACCCGGACTTCACCAAACCCCAGGAGTACGACCAGCTCAAGGACATCAAAGAGTGGGTTTCATGAAGCTTCCTCCGCTCTCGCTCTGCTGTCCCAGAGCCCCAGAGAGCTCCAGGCTTTAGTCCGGATCATTGTTATTACCTGTGCTATTGTTACCCTCCGTGTCCACTGCCACACAGAGCGAGAGTGTTCCGGTGTGCTCACCGCCGTCCTCTTCTGCCGCAGGTGCCTATGGTTCATGCTGGAGGTGCTGATGACCAAGAACGAGAACAACAGCCACGCCTTCCTGAGGAAGATGGTGGAGAACATCAAGCAGAGCAAGGACGCGCAGTGTCCCGACGACGTGAAGGCCACCGAGGTACACACCCAGGCGCACAGACATGCATTCACTCAGTCACAGACATGCATTCACTCAGTCACAGACATACAAgggcacacgcatgcacgtgcacgcacatgcatacgCGCACACGCAAACAGGTACACGCGTGCACAGGTAAatgcacaagcacatgcacgcaGTTGTCAAATATGCACACTTACCTGGGCTAATTAAgtcatacattatttatttactcCAAATTAAATCAGGTCTCACTGGCTCTGATCGCAGCTGGTATCTTGTATCCAGACAGACTGATTGCACCCCTGAAACACCAGCCTCCCACGCTGACCGTCTGATTAGTATTCTCCATAAACATGAACCACATATTCATCTTGTTACCGTAGAGCAACattttattctgtttaagtgtaGGATCCCCATCTCATGCGGTAAACTAACAGGCAGTTATCATGACAACTCCGGCGTGTGTATGGACTCAAACACGAGAACTAATCACTGTGACGTTATCTCGCGAGCCGACTTTGTTTAAGTTCGAGGGAATCTGTGACAATGTATAAATTATGATTGCCGGGGTTCAGCCGTCAGTGTTTTGCACGGGCTTCAGCCTGACGGCGTCGTTTGTGTTTCCGTGGGTTACAGAAGCTGTACATCGTGTGCGACGTAGCTCTGTTTGTCATCGCCAACAAGAGCACCGCGTGCCATCTGGAGTCCCCCAAAGACCCCGTCATACCGTCCAAGTTCTACCTCATCCAGGACAAGGTGAAGCCAACACTCCCACGTTAACCAATCGTTTCCAGGAAACATTGGCGAGTTCTGAGCCAAGGCGCATTTTGAAATGGATGCTAATCAAAGATGCTTTTCCTTTCTGGTCACCAGGACTTCAAAAACGACAAAGACTACTTGTCAGCAGAGATGAGACAGATGCTGCTCACTGGGAAGGTACGTCCTGGTTCTTCAGGTGGTGTTCACTCTCCGGCACTTCAGCTTCCTAGAGGGATCCTGTTGCACTATTGTTCCACCTAGCTTACCAACGGCAGGCTTTATGAAATATCGAATGTTACCCTGTAAGACGACACTTCTGCTTATGGTTCTCCAAGAGGGTTCAATTGAATTGTATGTCTGTCTTCTGAAAGGCACTACTCAAACCAAAGGCTGTCTGCCGTTATCATACCACTCTGTTGCTTCTCGTCTGACCCCTTCGGCCGAAAGGTTGCATTGAAACACATCGAAGACCACTGCGAACTACACATTGGCGTGTGCGTTCTCAATGGCGCGAGATGCATGGCGCTCCCACGCACCGCGCTGATTCGCTGGTTGTGTACTAGCAGCACACAACCAATCAGGAGCATCCAATCCTCCAGCGCTCTCAGACTCTGCATGTTGAACCTGCAAACCCTACTCGGGTTTGGGACCTGGTTGTGAACCAGGGCCTTCAGAGTGCTGGTGGTTCCCTAGCCCCGGCCTCGTGGTAGC contains these protein-coding regions:
- the pds5a gene encoding sister chromatid cohesion protein PDS5 homolog A isoform X2, yielding MVFVNRPVEDRLEYTQTSMEFPPQQKPAGDGKIVYPPGVKEITDKISNDEMVKRLKMVVKTYMDMDQDSEEEKQQYLDLALHLASEFFLRNPNKDVRLLVACCLADIFRIYAPEAPYTSHDKLKDIFLFITRQLKGLEDTKSPQFNRYFYLLENLAWVKSYNICFELEDCNEIFIQLFKTLFSVINNSHNQKVQMHMMDLMSSIITEGDGVTQELLDTILINLIPAHKNLNKQAYDLAKTLLKRTVQTIETCIANFFNQVLVMGKSSVSDLSEHVFDLIQELFAIDPLLLTSVMPQLEFKLKSNDGEERLAVVRLLAKLFGAKDSELATQNRPLWQCFLGRFNDIHVPVRLECVKFASHCLMNHPDLAKDLTEYLKVRSHDPEEAIRHDVIVTIINAGKKDLNLVNDQLLGFVRERTLDKRWRVRKEAMMGLAQLYKKYCLHHEAGKESAQKITWIKDKLLHIYYQNSIDDKLLVEKIFAQYMVPHSLDTEEKMKCLYYLYACLDTNAVKALNEMWKCQNMLRGLVRELLDLHKLPPCEANNTGMFGKLMTISKNLPDAGKAQDFMKRFNQVLGEDEKLRIQLDTLISPTCSCKQAEICVREITRKLTFPKQPTNPFLEMVKFLLERIAPVHIDSEAISALVKLLNKSIEGTADDDEEGVTPDTAIRSGLELLKVLSFTHPTAFHSAETYESLLQCLKMEDDKVAEAAIQIFRNTGQKIETELQQIRSTLIPVLHQKAKRGTPHQAKQAVHCIHAIFNNKEVQLAQIFEPLSRSLNADVPEQLITPLVSLGHISMLAPDQFASPMKSIVANFIVKDLLMNDRAVTVNLCLQSTGNKNGKLWSLDDEVSPEVLAKVQAIKLLVRWLLGMKNNQSKSANSTLRLLSAMLVSEGDLTEQKKISKSDMSRLRLAAGGAIMKLAQEPCYHDIITPEQFQLCGLVINDECYQVRQIFAQKLHLALAKLMLPLEYLAVFALCAKDPVKERRAHARQCLLKNITVRREYIKQNPLAQEKLVSLLPEYVVPFMIHLLAHDPDFTKPQEYDQLKDIKECLWFMLEVLMTKNENNSHAFLRKMVENIKQSKDAQCPDDVKATEKLYIVCDVALFVIANKSTACHLESPKDPVIPSKFYLIQDKDFKNDKDYLSAEMRQMLLTGKPKPSPVLGAVNKPLTVPGRRVFIKTPTVGSDPASNASTNSQNSPQTLIKNSNAVTESTVAGARENNENPVIKNDDGGKKAEAGQNTAPTATPGATVPKRRGRPPKSASVAASPAGAVEKEVVVVAVAGAGRGRKRPSEGVPEAKVSKQQPKDDGGKRAIALQR